A genomic stretch from Enterobacter oligotrophicus includes:
- the phoB gene encoding phosphate response regulator transcription factor PhoB has translation MARRILVVEDEAPIREMVCFVLEQNGFQPVEAEDYDSAVNQLNEPWPDLILLDWMLPGGSGLQFIKHIKREAMTRDIPVVMLTARGEEEDRVRGLETGADDYITKPFSPKELVARIKAVMRRISPMAVEEVIEMQGLSLDPTSHRVMTGENPLDMGPTEFKLLHFFMTHPERVYSREQLLNNVWGTNVYVEDRTVDVHIRRLRKALELSGHDRMVQTVRGTGYRFSTRF, from the coding sequence ATGGCGAGACGTATTCTGGTCGTAGAAGATGAAGCTCCAATTCGCGAAATGGTGTGCTTCGTGCTCGAACAAAATGGCTTCCAGCCGGTTGAAGCGGAAGATTATGACAGCGCGGTGAACCAGCTGAATGAACCCTGGCCCGATTTGATTCTGCTTGACTGGATGTTGCCTGGTGGCTCTGGCCTGCAGTTCATCAAACACATTAAACGTGAAGCGATGACCCGCGACATTCCGGTTGTGATGCTGACGGCGCGCGGTGAAGAAGAGGATCGCGTGCGCGGTCTTGAAACCGGCGCGGACGATTACATCACCAAGCCATTCTCTCCGAAGGAGCTGGTTGCCCGTATCAAAGCGGTGATGCGCCGCATTTCGCCAATGGCGGTGGAGGAGGTGATTGAGATGCAGGGCCTGAGCCTTGACCCCACCTCACACCGCGTGATGACCGGTGAAAACCCTCTCGACATGGGGCCAACCGAATTCAAACTCCTGCACTTCTTTATGACTCACCCGGAACGCGTCTACAGCCGCGAGCAGTTGCTGAATAACGTCTGGGGAACTAACGTGTATGTCGAAGACCGGACAGTTGACGTACATATCCGCCGCCTGCGTAAAGCGCTTGAACTGAGCGGCCACGATCGCATGGTACAGACGGTCCGCGGCACGGGTTATCGTTTTTCGACCCGTTTCTGA
- the phoR gene encoding phosphate regulon sensor histidine kinase PhoR translates to MLERLSWKRLVFELILCCIPAFILGAFFGHLPWFLLAAVTGLLIWHFWNLLRLSWWLWVDRSMTPPPGSGSWEPLLYGLHQMQMRNKKRRRELGSLIKRFRSGAESLPDAVILTTEEGTIFWCNGLAQQLLGLRWPDDNGQNILNLLRYPEFTLYLKKRDFTRPHNLKLNNGRHLEIRVMPYSDQQWLMVARDVTQMHQLEGARRNFFANVSHELRTPLTVLQGYLEMMQEQTLEGAPREKALHTMREQTYRMEGLVKQLLTLSKIEAAPTLALNDTIDVPMMLRVVEREAQTLSHKKHELIFDVDNTLKVLGSEDELRSAISNLVYNAVNHTPAGTRIMVRWHHVPAGAEFSVEDNGPGIAPEHIPRLTERFYRVDKARSRQTGGSGLGLAIVKHAVNHHESRLDIQSTPGKGTRFSFVIPERLIAKKIA, encoded by the coding sequence GTGCTGGAACGTCTGTCATGGAAAAGGCTCGTCTTTGAACTGATCTTATGTTGTATTCCGGCCTTCATTCTGGGGGCCTTTTTTGGACATTTACCGTGGTTCCTGCTGGCGGCAGTGACCGGATTACTGATCTGGCATTTCTGGAACTTACTGCGCCTCTCCTGGTGGCTGTGGGTGGACAGAAGTATGACGCCACCGCCAGGAAGCGGAAGCTGGGAGCCGCTGCTTTACGGCCTTCACCAGATGCAGATGCGCAACAAAAAGCGTCGCCGCGAGCTGGGAAGTTTGATTAAGCGTTTTCGCAGTGGCGCGGAATCGCTGCCGGATGCCGTTATTCTGACCACCGAAGAGGGGACGATCTTCTGGTGTAATGGTCTGGCGCAGCAGCTGCTGGGCTTGCGCTGGCCGGACGATAACGGCCAGAACATCCTTAACCTTCTGCGTTACCCGGAGTTCACGCTGTATCTGAAAAAGCGTGATTTTACCCGTCCGCACAATCTGAAGCTCAATAACGGTCGGCATCTTGAGATCCGCGTGATGCCGTACAGCGATCAGCAGTGGCTGATGGTTGCGCGCGATGTGACCCAGATGCACCAGCTGGAAGGGGCGCGCCGCAACTTCTTCGCCAACGTCAGCCACGAGCTACGCACGCCGCTGACGGTGCTCCAGGGTTACCTGGAGATGATGCAGGAGCAAACGCTGGAAGGCGCTCCGCGCGAGAAAGCGCTGCACACCATGCGCGAGCAAACGTACCGGATGGAAGGGCTGGTGAAACAACTTCTCACGCTGTCAAAAATAGAAGCGGCCCCTACGCTGGCGCTGAATGACACCATCGACGTGCCGATGATGTTACGGGTGGTTGAACGTGAAGCGCAGACGTTAAGCCATAAAAAGCATGAACTTATTTTCGACGTTGATAACACGCTGAAAGTGCTCGGCAGTGAAGACGAGTTACGTAGTGCCATTTCCAACCTGGTTTACAATGCGGTGAATCATACGCCAGCGGGGACGCGCATTATGGTGCGCTGGCACCATGTGCCAGCAGGTGCGGAGTTTAGCGTTGAGGATAACGGTCCGGGTATTGCACCGGAGCACATTCCACGCCTGACCGAGCGTTTTTACCGTGTAGACAAGGCGCGCTCGCGGCAGACCGGGGGAAGCGGTCTGGGTCTGGCGATTGTGAAACATGCGGTTAATCACCACGAGAGCCGTCTGGATATCCAGAGCACGCCGGGCAAAGGAACGCGTTTCAGTTTCGTTATTCCGGAACGATTAATTGCCAAAAAGATCGCCTGA
- the brnQ gene encoding branched-chain amino acid transporter carrier protein BrnQ, which yields MTHHLKSRDIIALGFMTFALFVGAGNIIFPPMVGLQAGEHVWTAAFGFLITAVGLPVLTVVALAKVGGGVDSLSTPIGKVAGVLLATVCYLAVGPLFATPRTATVSFEVGIAPLTGDGAMPLFIYSLVYFAIVILVSLYPGKLLDTVGNFLAPMKIVALIVLAVAAIIWPAGPISNAMDAYQNAAFSNGFVNGYLTMDTLGAMVFGIVIVNAARSRGVTEARLLTRYTIWAGLMAGVGLTLLYLALFRLGSDSATLVDQNVNGAAILHAYVQHTFGGAGSMLLAVLIFLACLVTAVGLTCACAEFFAQYLPLSYRTLVFILGIFSMAVSNLGLSHLIQVSIPVLTAIYPPCIVLVVLSFTRPWWNNSSRIIAPAMFISLIFGILDGIKASAFSEVLPAWTQRLPLSEQGLAWLMPTVVALVLAIIWDRAAGRQVASSAH from the coding sequence ATGACCCATCACTTAAAATCGCGTGACATCATCGCGCTGGGCTTTATGACATTCGCGCTGTTCGTTGGCGCAGGCAACATCATTTTCCCACCCATGGTTGGCTTACAGGCGGGTGAACACGTCTGGACAGCTGCGTTTGGTTTCCTGATTACTGCTGTAGGTCTGCCGGTACTGACGGTCGTCGCGCTGGCGAAAGTCGGCGGCGGTGTCGATAGCCTGAGCACCCCGATTGGCAAAGTGGCTGGCGTTCTGCTGGCGACGGTCTGCTACCTGGCCGTGGGCCCGCTGTTTGCGACGCCACGTACTGCGACCGTATCCTTCGAAGTGGGGATTGCTCCGCTGACCGGTGACGGCGCGATGCCGCTGTTTATCTACAGCCTGGTCTACTTCGCGATTGTGATCCTCGTGTCCCTCTATCCGGGTAAACTGCTGGATACCGTGGGTAACTTCCTGGCTCCAATGAAAATTGTGGCGCTGATTGTGCTGGCCGTTGCGGCCATCATCTGGCCAGCGGGTCCTATCAGCAATGCGATGGATGCATATCAAAACGCCGCGTTTTCTAACGGTTTTGTGAATGGCTATCTGACGATGGATACGCTGGGCGCGATGGTGTTTGGTATTGTTATCGTGAATGCCGCACGTTCCCGTGGCGTGACCGAAGCGCGTCTGTTGACCCGCTACACTATCTGGGCGGGCCTGATGGCCGGTGTGGGCCTGACGCTGCTGTATCTGGCGCTGTTCCGCCTGGGCTCTGACAGCGCGACGCTGGTTGACCAGAATGTAAACGGTGCGGCGATCCTGCATGCCTACGTTCAGCATACCTTTGGCGGTGCGGGCAGTATGCTGCTGGCGGTGCTGATTTTCCTGGCGTGTCTGGTGACGGCGGTGGGGCTGACCTGCGCCTGTGCCGAGTTCTTTGCCCAGTATCTGCCGCTCTCTTATCGCACGCTGGTGTTTATCCTCGGCATCTTCTCGATGGCGGTGTCAAACCTCGGTCTGAGCCACCTGATTCAGGTCTCTATTCCGGTGCTGACGGCCATCTATCCACCGTGCATCGTGCTGGTGGTGCTGAGCTTCACCCGTCCGTGGTGGAATAATTCCTCCCGAATTATTGCGCCAGCCATGTTTATCAGCCTGATTTTTGGTATCCTTGACGGGATTAAAGCATCGGCATTCAGTGAAGTGCTGCCCGCCTGGACACAGCGTCTGCCGCTGTCCGAGCAAGGTCTGGCCTGGCTGATGCCTACCGTTGTTGCGCTGGTTCTGGCGATTATCTGGGACCGTGCTGCAGGGCGTCAGGTCGCATCCAGCGCCCATTAA